Part of the Salvelinus fontinalis isolate EN_2023a chromosome 1, ASM2944872v1, whole genome shotgun sequence genome is shown below.
ttgcttcaaatcatattgcttctaacttcaaaatactttaaaaataaataagacctataccacttttaacagcacattactcaacactagtgagaatAATATACAAATATTTATTCAGtgacgtgactctccgccaataattaaATTTAGAGCACTGGAGtattctaaattaatatctaatTGTCATTTTTCGTTAAGGCAAATCTGAcctgtgagaatatctaagggccttttatataattctaaattcatgaattaataataataattgctttgtttaaaaaataacaatactttggagattatttcgttttcaaataaccgaaagtaaGTGATTGTAATCTGAATTAAGGCCCAAATAATATTTATAAATGCCAaaatatttatttctgtttttagatggagagagagcaaaagCCCACTGCGCCTATTTttaggacaaggacatcccggccagccaaaacctcccctaacatggacgacgctgggccaattgtgcactgccctatgggactaccaattagggtcagatgtgatacagcctggaatcagtATATTTGATTTTAACCACAgtatttgttgtattacttgttatGTCTTTTCTGATGGATTAatctgaaattgcaaccaacttctatggcttgtttaaaaaataccgATATTTTGGTGATGATTTTGTTTCCAAATAACCAAAAGTGAgcgagaaaaaggccattcttggaCATGAGGTGAGAGACATTATTTGTAATTTGTagataaagccagtttgttatttagaatgatttatttatattttcagagggagagaaaccaaaagccccctcataaaatattttttttgtaagaacatagtatttgggaatgattttaagaaatgtagcttcattaatttgattaatattatggtgtttctattccaagaacaACGGAAAACGAATCCCtcagggtttccattaggaaaATATGGCATGGTACaacgtaacctttatttaactaggcaagttagttatgaacaaattcttatttagaatgatggcctacaccggccaaatgtggacgacactgggccaattgtgcgccgccctaagggactccaaatcacggccgtttgtgatacagccaacctaactaagaaatacatttgacgatacaattctccccctaccctccttctTGGCAAGcatctattgtcctgctaaccgacagagatggccgcctcgcttcgcgttcctaggaaactatgcagtattttgttttttatgtgttattccttacattggtaccccaggtaatcttaggtttcattacatacagttgggaggaactactgaatataagagcaacgtcaactcaccatcattacaaccaggaatatgactttcccgaagcggatcctgtgttttgccttccacccagtacaatggatctgatcccagccggcgaccctaaacaacgacgccgtaaaaggggcaaacgaagcggtcttctggtcaggcttcggagacgggcacatcgcgctccactccctagcatactactcgccaatgtccagtcttttgacaacaaggttgatgaaatccgagcaagggtaacattccagagagacatcagagattgtaacgttctttgcttcacggaaacatggctcactcgagagacgctaacggagtcggtgcagccagctggtttcttcacgcatcgcgccaacagaaacaaacatctttctggtaagaagaggggcgggggtgtatgccttatgattaacgagacgtggtgtgatcataacaacatacaggaactcaagtcattctgttcacctgatttagaattcctcacactcaacgtcaacaaaacaaaggagatgattgtggacttcaggaaaaagcagagagagcacccccctatccacatcgacgggacagtagtggagaaggtggaaagttttaagttcctcggtgtacacatcacggacaaactgaattggtccacccacacagacagcgttgtgaagaaggcgcagcagcgcctcttcaacctcaggaggctgaagaaattcggcttgtcaccaaaagcactcacaaacttctacagatgcacaatagagagcatcctgtcgggctgtatcaccgcctggtatggcaactgctccgcccacaaccgtaaggctctccagagggtagtgaggtctgcacaacgcatcaccgggggcaaactacctgccctccaggacacctacaccacccgatgtcacaggaaggccataaagatcatcaaggacaacaaccacccgagccactgcctgttcaccccgctatcatccagaaggcgaggtcagtacaggtgcatcaaagcagggaccgagagactgaaaaacagcttctatctcaaggccatcagactgttaaacagccaccactaacatttagtggccgctgccaacatactgactcaactccagccactttgataatgggaattgatgaaaattatgtaaaaatgtatcactagccactttaaacaatgccacttaatataatgtttacataccctacattactcatctcatatgtatatgtatatactgtactctatatcatctactgcatcttgccatctttatgtaatacatgtatcactagccactttaaactatgccactttatgtttacataccctacattactcatctcatatgcatagactgtactctataccatctactgcatcttgcctatgccgttctgtaccatcactcattcatatatctttatgcacATATtcattatccctttacacttgtgtgtataaggtagtagttgtggaattgttaggttagattacttgttggttattactgcattgtcggaactagaagcacaagcatttccctacactcgcattaacatctgctaaccatatgtatgtgacaaataaaatctgatttgatttgatttaatagcccataatggcgctgtacaacCTGACCGGTctagagtaggctacagtactactgtaagagcaaaataatcctaacatttccacactctaattgtagtctaaccaatacccaaacggagattcagtgaaattaaaaatctcattgatttatcaagaccaatgcttgtctcagagcagcg
Proteins encoded:
- the cpn1 gene encoding carboxypeptidase N catalytic chain isoform X2; the protein is MQYFVFYVLFLTLVPQVILGFITYSWEELLNIRATSTHHHYNQEYDFPEADPVFCLPPSTMDLIPAGDPKQRRRKRGKRSGLLVRLRRRAHRAPLPSILLANVQSFDNKVDEIRARVTFQRDIRDCNVLCFTETWLTRETLTESVQPAGFFTHRANRNKHLSGKKRGGGVCLMINETWCDHNNIQELKSFCSPDLEFLTLNVNKTKEMIVDFRKKQREHPPIHIDGTVVEKVESFKFLGVHITDKLNWSTHTDSVVKKAQQRLFNLRRLKKFGLSPKALTNFYRCTIESILSGCITAWYGNCSAHNRKALQRVVRSAQRITGGKLPALQDTYTTRCHRKAIKIIKDNNHPSHCLFTPLSSRRRGQYRCIKAGTERLKNSFYLKAIRLLNSHH